The genome window CATTTCGCTGCTAGGCTTTCTGCTTGCGTTTGGCTTTCTGAGCTGGACTTTGGCAAACTTTTTTTTCAGATAGTCACGAAACTCCAGTGAGTATTCCCCGTCAAAGACTTTGAACAGTGCGTTTCCCTTGTGGGTCAGAACCCTGTCCATTATTTTTGAGCATGAATAGTTTAACGAGATTTGCTTGGCGTGATCCACAGACCAGTGTCCTGACACATGGGGCGCAATGTCACAGATCACAGCGTTTGCCTTTGAGCCAAGATATTCTAGCACTTCGTCTGCGACTGACTCGTCCTCAACTGAGCCCCGAATAAAATATGCGCCAGGCAGTTCCTCCATGTAGTCCATGTCGACTCCCACCACCTTGCCCTTGTTTCCTGCAAGTTTTACTGCAACCTGCGACCAGCCCCCAGGTGCGCACCCAAGGTCCACAACGTAGAACCCAGGTCCGATTATTCGATAAGAATTATTCAGCTCAAGCAGCTTGTATGTTGCCCTGCTTCGGAATCCTTGTTCACGGGCTAGTTTCCTATAATGGTCTCGCTTTGCATCGATTGGTTTCATTATTCTTTCTTTTTCTTTGGTTTTGACAGTTCTGCAATTGTCCAGTCCTCAATCCAACTGCAGGTTTTTGGGCTAACCTCGCCTTCCAAGCTGCATTTTTGCTCAACTGGGCACACAAGGCACGGGGCGTTCTCAATTGATTCTGTGCTTACTGGAGTCTTTTTTATCTTGAGCACGTAGGTCCATCTTTTGTTTTCAAGAATTTTTTCTCTTGTGATGATTCCCATTCTTTCCAGTTTTAGCGCAAGCCTTGATCCGTCCCTGCTTGTCAGTTTGAATTTTTTCCAAAGCTCGCTTTGGATTATACCATTATCATAATTTGTTAAAAACAGGCAAACTCTGTTTGTCAACTTTTCCATGTCGACTTTTTCAATTTGGAAATTCTCAATCTCTTCGTCTGTGAGCTGCTCTTCTAGCTCTTCGTCAAGCGTTTTTTCTGACTCTTCCTCCTCTACCTTTTTTGATTTCTTGTCTTTTTTCTTGTCTTCTTTTGGAATTGCCTTTTCTTCCTTAGATTTTTTCTCGTCTTTTTTCTTTTCCTCTTTTGTTACAGTCTTTTTTGATTTCTTGTCTTCCTTTGCCGGGGATTTCTTGTCTTCCTTTTTCTTGTCCACCTTAGCTGGCAAGTTCTTGTCTTTTTTTGCAGGTTTGTCAGAGGGTTTTGTTTTTGCCATTTTTTATCACGAGACTATAATGAATATTAGTGATTTTCTTTCAAATATATAATATCGCTTCTAAAAATCTAATTTACAGTAATCTGCTTTTCGGCAGTTAGGAATTTGTTTCCGTCTGAGTCAAAGAGCTGCGCGACAAGCAAGTATTTTCCTGGTTTATCGATTTTTTCTGAAAACTCTTCATTTAGAGGAAGGATGCCGCTTGTTCCATAGCATTGATCAAAGAAGGCGTTTTGGCTTACCGCTTTTTTCTCAGACGATATATCATATATGGTCACATACAAGTCGCCGCACTCGTACGCAGGATCAGTTACCGAGACCTGTGCAGATATGTTTTCAGATACGGCGTAATCGCCTTTGAGCCCGATTATGGATATAGAGCCGGCATCGCTTGTACTTTGAAAAACCAATCCGGTTCCGGGCTGGTCGCTTAGTCCCAAGGATAGAACGCTCCCCCCGTAAACGAAAGAAAACACAATTGGAATTACAAATGCTGCAATTGCAGTACCTCGAAGTGCCAACGTTTTGTTGAAGGCACCTTTTGGCTTTATATCTATTTAGAAAATCATACATCGGCAAACCAAGCCACGTCACCTCCGCTGACAATGAAAACAGCGGCAGCAACCAAAGAGACGACAGAGTCTGACGAATGAGTTAAATCGTTGCAAAGTCGATAGTCGCTAGATGAGGCTGCGAAAATTCAGAGTGCGCGCATACAGATGCATACATGATTCTGGAGAAATCAAAGTGGGAGACCTGGCGGCATTTGTCGGCAGAAACGAGAGCGGCAAGACTACAATTCTTCAAGCACTTACCTTACTGAACAAGGACGAGCGAGTATCTGATCTTGACATGTGTGACGAGATGACAGAGGAGCTAAAGTCCGAGATGATTCTAGTCGAGGGCCACTTTAATCTCATACCGTCAGAGACAAAACTGATCAAAGAAAAGTTTCCGCACATACCAGACATTCTCACAATGAAAATTTTTAGAACAAACAAGCAGCCCCGGGTCCAGTACGACTTTGGAAGTGTCAAGCTAAGTGAGGAGCAAAACAGGGCGCTAAACTCGTGGGAAAATTATACTGAAAAAATTCTTGATTTCATATCTACAATTCCAAATCACATTAGAATCCAGTTTGACACAAAGTTCTTTGAGGGCCCGCCCCCAAGCAGCAAAGAAACGTATGTTCGGGAGATGACAGAGTTTAACAACAACTTGCAGATGCTTGCGTCAGACGAGCCTCAGATTTTATCAGAGTGGTCCAAGTTTTACCAGAATGCGGAAAAAACATACGACGACTTGCTTGTCGGCACCACCGAGAAGACAGCACTTGAAAACTTCATACTAGAACACCTCCACCCAAGGTTTGTCTACTTTTCTGACTACAAGAAAATCTACGGCAACATAAATCTGGACGAGTACGTAAAGGAGATAAAAAGGCCAGAGGGGCTAGAATATGCCGAAGAGTTTGACAAGGCAGAGACGGTAAAGAACCTGTTTTATTTGGCAGAGCTTGACACTGAGAAACTCGAAGAATACAAGAACAGCCCTCCAAAGCTAATCAAGCTTCTAAACGCAGCAAGCAGGAGGCTCACAGACAGGCTCAACCCAGCATGGAAGGGCGACCCCATACACGTGGACCTGAGGTACAACCCAGGAAACGTCATGAGCGTCGTAATATCAGACGTGCACAAGGACGGAACAGTGACAAACACAGGCCTTCTCAGCAGGAGGGCAGAAGGATTCAAGTGGACATTTTCATTTATCGTAAATTTCGCAGCAGAGACGCAAAAGGCAGAGCTAAAAGAGGCAATACTTCTTTTGGACGAGCCTGCAAGGAACCTGCACCCGGCTCAACAGATGGGAATATCAGACCTGCTAAAAAACCTGGCAGGATCAAACCAGGTCCTATACGCGACGCACTCGCCGTTTATGATATTTGACTACACCCCCGGAAACCTCCTGGTAGTCGAACTTGACAAGAGAAGACACCTAAGCAGAATCCACTACGACTACTGGAATGCAGACGATGCCACACTGATTCCAATTCTTTACGGACTATCGCGAGGATTGGTAGAATCCATAGTGGATAGGGAAATTGGAACAAACTCAAGGCCGGTCATAATTGTGGAGACAATGTCAGACGCAATGTACCTTAACGCATTTGACAAATTCCTAGAGGATCCAAACATCTCGATGAACCCGCTAAACGTGGTTGCAGCATTTAGCAAAAATTCAGTACTGCCGCTTGCAATATTTTACAGAAACCACGGGCACAACGTTTCTGTCATACTTGACAACACAATAGAGTCAAAAAAGATAGCAGAGTACCTCAAGGCAAACGAGTTTACGGATTTGCAGATAATCTACCTGGAGCACGGCGGAAAGCAGATAGAGTCGATGGAGGATCTCATAGTCCCAGAGGACTATTTGCATGCAGTCAACCAGACATACGAGATAAAGCTAAGAAAGGAAGGCTACAGAAACCTGACAAAAGAAGAGGTGGCATCAAAGAACAAGAAGGGAATAATCGAGGATCTGCAGGCAGTGTGGGCAGAACATCGGGATGACGGCTGGAACGAGTTTGATGTCGAGGAAATAGCCAGATACATTTGCGAAAAAATCGCCCTAAAGGAGGCAGATTTTCTCACAGACAAGACGAAGGACCAGTTCAGGGCACTCTTTAGGCTAATTGCAGAGCGAATAAGACAGCAGCAGAACATCACTGCCCAAGTTGGGCTGACCAAGTTCCAAAAAAGTAAGCCAAAATAGTGCTTAAAGTATTTTACTCATGAATAATCCCAAACTAACAAAAGGGTAAGCAATTAATGCTAATAGAAAATAAAGTGAGTGAGAATGAGCAGGATCAATTTTGTAATTTTTAGTATTGCGGCATCTATTTTATTTTCTGGAGTAATCCTAAGCAGCGCGTTTGCAGACACGCCTGCCAAGAGCACCAATTTTGAAAAGACAACCATAATCGAATTTGAAAACAACGGTAATGCCCAGATCAAGACAGTAAAGATGTGGCTTGGCCAAGACAGCGGCGCATTCAAGTCTTTCAAGACTGAAAGGGACTGGACAGGTACCAAGACCCCGCAGGGAATGCTTGTGTTTTCCACCGAAAAGCCGGTAAGCCAGGGCGAGTCAGTAAAGTTTGGAATAAAAACAGAAGTTGCAAGCCCAGGAATAAACTGGAAAACAATTGATGCAAGCGGAAACGACATTTCCATCGGAAAGGCAGAACCGAACACAGAACAGCCAATAGAGGTGATCACGCCGCCAGTCACACCGCCCCCAACACAGCCGACTACAAAACCATCGTCCAATTTCGACGATGCGACATTTAGAATAATTCCTGAAAAGCCAAAGAACGGAGACAACATCAGAATAGTAGGGGACGGCTTTCCTCCAAACAGGCAGATTAACTTTTACATTGATAACGAGATCATAGACGACTTTATGACAGACGATTCAGGCCACCTGCTAGGAAAGGCCAAGATTCCAATAAACAAATTGGACAGAGTAGAGTTCTCTCTTGCAGATGCAGACGGCAACAAAAAGACAATCAGCATCAGAATTGATTATGTAGAAAGCCAGCCGGTAAGCCCCAAGGAAAAACACATCACAGTAAAAGAGTTCCCAGAGATAGTACAGCCAGGCCAGACAGTCCATGCGTCTGGCACCGGAAGCCCTGGGAGCACCCTGACAATCACGTCCAAGGATCCCAGTGGCAACAAGATATCCGAAGTTGCAATTCCAGTTGACACTCAGGGAAACTGGTCCTATGACACAGTGATACCTCCAAGCGTAGGAATCGGCTCAAGGATTGTTGAGATTAGCGACGGAACCGACACCATAACAAAAACAGTAAGCATAACAGATCTAAGTGCAGTTGACATCACATCATCTACCACACAGTATTCCCCAGGGGACAAAATGTTGTTTAATGTAACTGCAACAGCAGGCAAGCCATTAGAAGTGGTGATAAAAGATCCAATTGGAAAGGAAATATTTTTCGACATCATACCAGTTGGCGATTCAGGATTTGTCGAGTTTGAATTTGCAACGGACGCAACATCGACAAAGGGTACGTACGTGGTGCTTGCAACCCAAGGGTCAGACACCGATGTGATCCGCATAGGCCTAGGGGAGCCACCAGGGGAGAGCATTGTTGGAAAATTCGACAAGCTAAACTATTCCACAAGCGACAAGGCAAAGCTGACAATCCAGGGACCTGCAGATGCCAATGTCTCAATACTGATCTTGGATCCATCAGACAAGGTAAAGGTCACAGACACCGCAACACTGGGACTTGATGGACGCAAAGATTACGAGATTGACCTGGCAGCGTACAAGTCGGGAGTTTATTCTGTAGTACTAAAATACCAAAAGTCCCAAGACCT of Candidatus Nitrosotenuis sp. DW1 contains these proteins:
- a CDS encoding AAA family ATPase: MRLRKFRVRAYRCIHDSGEIKVGDLAAFVGRNESGKTTILQALTLLNKDERVSDLDMCDEMTEELKSEMILVEGHFNLIPSETKLIKEKFPHIPDILTMKIFRTNKQPRVQYDFGSVKLSEEQNRALNSWENYTEKILDFISTIPNHIRIQFDTKFFEGPPPSSKETYVREMTEFNNNLQMLASDEPQILSEWSKFYQNAEKTYDDLLVGTTEKTALENFILEHLHPRFVYFSDYKKIYGNINLDEYVKEIKRPEGLEYAEEFDKAETVKNLFYLAELDTEKLEEYKNSPPKLIKLLNAASRRLTDRLNPAWKGDPIHVDLRYNPGNVMSVVISDVHKDGTVTNTGLLSRRAEGFKWTFSFIVNFAAETQKAELKEAILLLDEPARNLHPAQQMGISDLLKNLAGSNQVLYATHSPFMIFDYTPGNLLVVELDKRRHLSRIHYDYWNADDATLIPILYGLSRGLVESIVDREIGTNSRPVIIVETMSDAMYLNAFDKFLEDPNISMNPLNVVAAFSKNSVLPLAIFYRNHGHNVSVILDNTIESKKIAEYLKANEFTDLQIIYLEHGGKQIESMEDLIVPEDYLHAVNQTYEIKLRKEGYRNLTKEEVASKNKKGIIEDLQAVWAEHRDDGWNEFDVEEIARYICEKIALKEADFLTDKTKDQFRALFRLIAERIRQQQNITAQVGLTKFQKSKPK
- a CDS encoding RlmE family RNA methyltransferase, with the translated sequence MKPIDAKRDHYRKLAREQGFRSRATYKLLELNNSYRIIGPGFYVVDLGCAPGGWSQVAVKLAGNKGKVVGVDMDYMEELPGAYFIRGSVEDESVADEVLEYLGSKANAVICDIAPHVSGHWSVDHAKQISLNYSCSKIMDRVLTHKGNALFKVFDGEYSLEFRDYLKKKFAKVQLRKPNASRKPSSEMYYICLGYGI
- a CDS encoding biofilm-associated protein, with the translated sequence MSRINFVIFSIAASILFSGVILSSAFADTPAKSTNFEKTTIIEFENNGNAQIKTVKMWLGQDSGAFKSFKTERDWTGTKTPQGMLVFSTEKPVSQGESVKFGIKTEVASPGINWKTIDASGNDISIGKAEPNTEQPIEVITPPVTPPPTQPTTKPSSNFDDATFRIIPEKPKNGDNIRIVGDGFPPNRQINFYIDNEIIDDFMTDDSGHLLGKAKIPINKLDRVEFSLADADGNKKTISIRIDYVESQPVSPKEKHITVKEFPEIVQPGQTVHASGTGSPGSTLTITSKDPSGNKISEVAIPVDTQGNWSYDTVIPPSVGIGSRIVEISDGTDTITKTVSITDLSAVDITSSTTQYSPGDKMLFNVTATAGKPLEVVIKDPIGKEIFFDIIPVGDSGFVEFEFATDATSTKGTYVVLATQGSDTDVIRIGLGEPPGESIVGKFDKLNYSTSDKAKLTIQGPADANVSILILDPSDKVKVTDTATLGLDGRKDYEIDLAAYKSGVYSVVLKYQKSQDLAIFTVGLQLGAAGEIKMQTTKQEYQQGNGILVLGSAKPNSLLNLKFSDPTGATIRQKDVFTDKNGKFADSSFRIPADGAQGIWTVRAESGANYADVKISVAGTASNEFTVSVDKTSYKPKDMIKISGVGGGKSQSVVVTVYNSANTKILDLNTFTTSEGIFKLDWIIPIDTPLGDYKLSAKTGSNVAEVTVSIQ
- a CDS encoding transcriptional regulator is translated as MAKTKPSDKPAKKDKNLPAKVDKKKEDKKSPAKEDKKSKKTVTKEEKKKDEKKSKEEKAIPKEDKKKDKKSKKVEEEESEKTLDEELEEQLTDEEIENFQIEKVDMEKLTNRVCLFLTNYDNGIIQSELWKKFKLTSRDGSRLALKLERMGIITREKILENKRWTYVLKIKKTPVSTESIENAPCLVCPVEQKCSLEGEVSPKTCSWIEDWTIAELSKPKKKKE